A window of Armatimonadota bacterium contains these coding sequences:
- a CDS encoding citrate/2-methylcitrate synthase: protein MRRCRMVEVQRADVDQRKPPRTLGSMRDFDQAGAGMSAVARGLEGVVAGTTALSFIDGRAGRLIYRGYDINDLAQKSTFEEVCYLLWHGRLPTRTELGALTAELASMRALPEGLLGVLRSLPKSLHPLDALRTVLSPLMAYDEDPEDTSREANLRRAKRLTALVSTVVAAFERVRHDADPVAPDPSLHHAANFLYMLKGQPADPLHVRAFDTYLVLLADHGYNASTFTARVIASTLSDMVSAVAGAIGALKGPLHGGAAQWTMEMLLRIGSVDNVDAYIRGLFDQHKKVPGFGHRIYKVEDPRAKILRVLSRQVAEKTGGGVWVEMSERVDELVAQLRGDKEIYPNVDFYSASLLYNIGIPGDLMTPLFACSRVAGWTAHVIEQQEDNRLFRPQSEYTGPKEATYIPIDER from the coding sequence TTGCGCCGCTGCCGTATGGTCGAAGTGCAGCGCGCCGATGTCGACCAGCGCAAGCCTCCCCGGACGCTCGGCTCGATGCGGGACTTCGACCAAGCGGGTGCCGGCATGTCTGCGGTTGCCAGAGGACTGGAAGGCGTCGTCGCCGGGACGACGGCGTTGAGCTTCATCGACGGCCGCGCGGGGAGGCTTATCTACCGCGGCTACGACATCAACGACCTGGCCCAGAAGTCGACGTTCGAAGAAGTCTGCTACCTGCTCTGGCACGGACGGCTGCCCACGCGGACCGAGCTGGGCGCGCTGACCGCGGAACTGGCGAGCATGCGCGCGCTTCCCGAGGGTCTCCTCGGTGTGCTCCGCTCACTACCAAAGTCGCTCCACCCGCTGGACGCACTGCGCACCGTGCTCTCGCCGTTGATGGCGTACGACGAAGATCCGGAGGACACCTCACGTGAGGCGAACCTCCGGCGCGCAAAGAGGCTGACGGCCCTGGTCAGTACCGTGGTCGCTGCCTTCGAGAGGGTGCGCCACGACGCAGACCCGGTCGCGCCGGATCCAAGCTTGCACCACGCTGCCAATTTCCTGTACATGCTCAAGGGGCAGCCCGCGGACCCCCTGCACGTCAGGGCCTTCGACACCTACCTCGTGCTGCTGGCCGACCACGGCTACAACGCGTCGACGTTCACCGCGCGCGTGATCGCCAGCACCCTGTCGGACATGGTCTCCGCCGTCGCGGGCGCGATCGGCGCCCTCAAGGGGCCTCTACACGGAGGCGCGGCGCAGTGGACGATGGAGATGTTGCTGCGAATCGGTTCCGTGGACAACGTCGACGCCTACATCCGCGGCCTGTTCGACCAGCACAAGAAGGTGCCCGGATTCGGACACCGCATCTACAAGGTCGAAGACCCGCGCGCGAAGATTCTCCGCGTGCTCTCGCGCCAGGTCGCCGAGAAGACCGGCGGGGGAGTCTGGGTGGAGATGTCCGAGCGCGTGGACGAACTGGTGGCGCAGCTGCGCGGCGACAAGGAGATCTATCCCAACGTGGACTTCTACTCGGCCTCGCTGCTGTACAACATCGGCATCCCCGGTGACCTGATGACGCCGCTGTTCGCCTGCAGCCGCGTGGCCGGCTGGACCGCGCACGTCATCGAGCAGCAGGAAGACAACCGGCTCTTCCGCCCGCAGTCGGAGTACACCGGACCCAAGGAAGCGACGTACATCCCGATCGACGAGCGCTGA
- a CDS encoding GNAT family N-acetyltransferase, giving the protein MADPAGVRVRDADRADLARIVDAWGELARLHERTHPAFALSQTWRRAYEEYLAALLGREDTLVVVAESGGQLAGVAIGRITTLPPFFRHRRRGFIQDVYTREGYRRRGVGRRMIERIEQWLRDRGIRRAELTVAVPNREAEAFWERMGYRTYMVHRTKEL; this is encoded by the coding sequence ATGGCCGATCCCGCCGGTGTGCGTGTTCGCGACGCCGACCGTGCTGACCTTGCGAGGATCGTCGACGCCTGGGGCGAGCTGGCTCGGCTGCACGAGCGGACCCACCCAGCCTTCGCCCTCAGCCAGACATGGCGGCGTGCCTACGAGGAGTACCTCGCCGCGTTGCTGGGACGGGAGGACACCCTGGTGGTGGTGGCCGAGTCCGGAGGGCAGCTGGCGGGCGTGGCGATCGGGCGGATCACGACGCTCCCGCCGTTCTTCAGGCACCGGCGGCGAGGCTTCATCCAGGACGTCTACACGCGGGAGGGCTACCGCCGGCGGGGGGTCGGCCGCCGGATGATCGAGCGCATCGAGCAGTGGCTTCGCGATCGCGGCATACGTCGCGCCGAACTCACGGTTGCGGTTCCCAACCGGGAGGCCGAGGCATTCTGGGAACGGATGGGCTACCGGACGTACATGGTGCACCGGACCAAGGAACTGTAG
- a CDS encoding inositol monophosphatase family protein translates to MRFSPWVDVAVRAAREAGHVLMDRFVRPPRPGEVRYKGRVNPVTEADEAAEACIVSLLREAFPDHAIVAEEGGGHESDARWRWYVDPLDGTTNFAHRLPWFGVSLALAEGDEVLVGVVYHPVLDELFVAERGAGAWAVRGKVVERLQVSKTISLQYALVGTGTPTDIGITGNNLPQIVTMLKVTEDVRQMGSAAINLCSVAAGRLDAFWEPDLNPWDVAAGALMVLEAGGTVTGIDGSPYVAGTRSPLATNGQLHRQMLALLSTGGPVR, encoded by the coding sequence ATGCGGTTCTCGCCATGGGTCGACGTCGCGGTACGCGCGGCCCGTGAAGCCGGTCACGTCCTGATGGACCGGTTCGTCCGACCGCCGCGGCCCGGTGAGGTGCGCTACAAAGGACGCGTCAACCCCGTCACCGAGGCGGATGAGGCCGCCGAGGCGTGCATCGTCTCGCTGCTGCGCGAGGCGTTCCCCGACCACGCGATCGTGGCGGAAGAAGGTGGCGGGCACGAATCGGACGCGCGGTGGCGCTGGTACGTGGATCCGCTGGACGGTACAACGAACTTCGCGCACCGGCTCCCCTGGTTCGGCGTGTCGCTGGCGCTCGCCGAGGGCGACGAGGTCTTGGTGGGTGTCGTGTACCACCCTGTGCTCGACGAGCTGTTCGTCGCCGAGCGCGGCGCGGGGGCGTGGGCCGTCCGGGGCAAGGTGGTGGAGCGACTGCAGGTGTCCAAGACCATCTCGCTGCAATACGCGCTGGTCGGCACAGGCACCCCGACCGACATCGGGATCACGGGTAACAACCTGCCCCAGATCGTGACGATGCTCAAGGTCACCGAGGACGTGCGGCAGATGGGATCCGCGGCGATCAACCTGTGTTCGGTGGCCGCCGGCCGACTCGACGCGTTCTGGGAGCCGGACCTCAACCCCTGGGACGTCGCCGCCGGCGCACTGATGGTGCTCGAGGCGGGCGGGACCGTCACGGGGATAGACGGATCACCCTACGTCGCGGGCACCCGCAGCCCGCTCGCCACCAATGGGCAGCTCCACCGGCAGATGCTGGCCCTGCTCAGCACCGGTGGCCCCGTGCGGTAG
- a CDS encoding ECF transporter S component: MRLRELTTLAMLTAIAALLMQFVQFPIIPGAPYLRFDPSEVPTLLAGVMFGPLAAVAVALLKNVVRMLLFGSATGWIGPAANFIAVGLFVGVASWVYWRRPTTGGLARGVALGAVVRTAAMVPVLVFFILPVFFNYSPTDWAAIQTRVLPLMGAAFVPFNLVTSVVNGALTLWMVALLRDRIPTLRRADTA, translated from the coding sequence ATGCGGCTCCGCGAGCTTACGACGCTGGCGATGCTGACCGCGATCGCAGCGTTGCTCATGCAATTCGTGCAGTTCCCCATCATCCCGGGTGCGCCCTATCTGCGTTTCGACCCCAGCGAGGTCCCCACGCTGTTGGCGGGAGTGATGTTCGGCCCGCTGGCGGCGGTTGCGGTCGCCCTGCTGAAGAACGTGGTGCGCATGCTGCTGTTCGGCAGCGCCACCGGCTGGATCGGCCCCGCGGCGAACTTCATCGCCGTCGGGCTGTTTGTCGGCGTCGCTTCGTGGGTGTACTGGCGCCGGCCGACGACCGGGGGGCTCGCCAGGGGTGTCGCGCTCGGGGCGGTGGTGCGGACCGCGGCCATGGTCCCGGTGCTGGTGTTCTTCATCTTGCCGGTGTTCTTCAACTATAGCCCGACCGACTGGGCGGCCATCCAGACGAGGGTGCTGCCGCTGATGGGCGCTGCGTTCGTGCCGTTCAATCTTGTCACCAGCGTCGTCAACGGCGCGCTGACGCTGTGGATGGTCGCCCTGCTGCGCGACCGGATCCCGACCCTCCGGCGGGCCGACACGGCATAG
- a CDS encoding EamA family transporter, translating to MWGELFALLAAGAFALSTVLSRRFMIGGPGRPPVSPEAGVFVSMVTNVAVFGVLTILEALGGGFQRLTWQSAALFALGGIGGTLLGRNLAYLSVLRIGPSRSTAIRLSNTLFAALLGLWWLRELPRGVQIAGAVLITAGLWTVVSERGSQRRTFDAGGILAAVAAAAAFALGDTSRRVALGITPQPFIGASIGAATALAVQAVWLGTRRLRGSVIGVAWRADVVGSALGNTAAILLLFLALQRTTVANASVLYNLQVLLVIFLSRRMLRGDESTGRRLVIGSLVCLVGTAAVLFG from the coding sequence GTGTGGGGTGAGCTCTTCGCGCTGCTGGCGGCAGGCGCGTTTGCGCTCAGCACGGTACTGTCGCGCCGTTTCATGATCGGAGGGCCCGGCAGGCCGCCGGTGTCGCCCGAGGCCGGCGTGTTCGTGAGCATGGTCACGAACGTCGCCGTCTTCGGCGTGCTGACGATCCTGGAGGCCCTGGGCGGAGGGTTCCAGCGGCTGACGTGGCAGTCGGCGGCTTTGTTCGCCCTGGGCGGGATCGGCGGGACGCTGCTGGGCCGCAACCTGGCGTACCTCAGCGTGCTGCGCATCGGGCCGTCGCGCTCGACCGCCATCCGGCTGTCGAATACCCTGTTCGCCGCGCTGCTCGGCCTGTGGTGGCTGCGGGAACTGCCCCGCGGCGTGCAGATCGCCGGCGCTGTGCTGATCACCGCGGGCCTGTGGACGGTCGTGTCCGAGCGAGGATCCCAACGACGCACCTTCGACGCAGGGGGCATCCTGGCGGCGGTGGCGGCGGCCGCGGCGTTCGCGCTCGGCGACACCTCACGCCGCGTCGCACTGGGGATCACGCCGCAGCCCTTCATCGGAGCGTCCATCGGGGCCGCGACGGCGCTTGCGGTCCAGGCCGTCTGGCTGGGGACGCGCCGACTGCGCGGAAGCGTGATCGGCGTGGCGTGGCGGGCCGACGTGGTCGGCAGCGCCCTCGGTAACACCGCGGCGATCTTGCTTTTGTTTCTGGCGCTGCAACGCACCACGGTGGCGAACGCCTCGGTGCTGTACAATCTCCAGGTGCTGCTCGTGATCTTCCTCAGCCGCCGGATGCTGCGCGGCGACGAGAGCACCGGCCGGCGTCTGGTGATCGGGAGTTTGGTCTGCCTGGTCGGGACGGCGGCGGTCCTGTTCGGCTAA
- a CDS encoding Xaa-Pro peptidase family protein, with protein MRADRLRRVRTAMAAQRCDLLALPPGDDFLYLAGFAPLRDERACVLLVGAGGEALLVPRVNAAQVESRLPVRLFTYNDTQGPFAALEAALRSVGDRLEAVAVGDDMRADHLLLMQQALPGARFLPASRLLAPMRMRKDPAEIEALRRAAATADAGVLAAAEACRPGTSEREVAAAAAGAIRGAGADAVGFAIVASGPNSAFPHHEPTNRRLRVGEAVLLDVGGRRDGYCSDITRMVFLGEPTPKYREVHALVEEAVRAALGVIRPDVPVAEVDRAARGVIARAGYGEFFIHRTGHGLGLTAHEPPSVVDTDATRLQEGMVFSVEPGIYLPGEFGVRLEDIVVVTQHGPEILSRLPRGLLRSA; from the coding sequence ATGCGCGCCGACCGCCTCCGCCGCGTCCGTACTGCCATGGCCGCCCAGCGTTGCGACCTGCTGGCCCTGCCCCCCGGAGACGATTTCCTCTACCTGGCGGGTTTTGCGCCGCTGCGTGACGAGCGCGCCTGCGTCCTTCTGGTCGGGGCCGGCGGCGAAGCGCTGCTCGTCCCGCGGGTCAACGCCGCTCAGGTCGAGTCCCGCCTGCCCGTGCGTCTGTTCACCTACAACGACACCCAAGGACCTTTTGCGGCGCTGGAAGCCGCGCTGCGGTCTGTGGGGGATCGGCTGGAAGCGGTTGCGGTGGGCGACGACATGCGCGCGGACCACCTCCTGCTCATGCAGCAGGCCCTGCCCGGCGCGCGCTTCTTGCCCGCCTCGCGGTTGTTGGCCCCCATGCGTATGCGCAAGGACCCCGCAGAGATCGAAGCCCTCCGGCGGGCCGCGGCCACCGCGGACGCCGGCGTCCTGGCCGCGGCGGAGGCCTGCCGTCCGGGCACGAGCGAGCGCGAGGTGGCGGCCGCCGCCGCCGGTGCGATCAGGGGTGCCGGAGCGGACGCCGTGGGGTTCGCCATCGTCGCGTCGGGGCCCAACAGCGCCTTCCCGCACCACGAGCCGACCAACCGAAGGCTGCGCGTCGGCGAGGCGGTCCTGCTCGACGTCGGCGGTCGGCGGGACGGCTACTGCTCGGACATCACGCGCATGGTGTTCTTGGGAGAGCCGACGCCCAAGTACCGGGAGGTGCACGCCCTCGTCGAGGAGGCGGTGCGGGCGGCGCTGGGTGTGATCCGGCCCGACGTGCCGGTCGCCGAGGTGGACCGGGCCGCCCGCGGGGTGATCGCGCGCGCCGGCTACGGTGAGTTCTTCATCCACCGCACCGGTCACGGCCTCGGGCTGACCGCGCACGAGCCGCCGTCGGTCGTCGATACCGACGCGACGCGGCTCCAGGAGGGGATGGTCTTCTCCGTGGAGCCGGGCATCTATCTGCCGGGCGAGTTCGGGGTCCGTCTGGAGGACATCGTCGTTGTGACACAGCATGGACCCGAGATCCTCAGCCGGCTCCCGCGAGGCCTGCTGCGTTCTGCTTAG
- a CDS encoding carbon-nitrogen hydrolase family protein, with protein MRFGLAQMRYRWGESRSWQEGTTDNLDKAVEFIRRGGREGAAVVAFSEYFLGNTKPMPIPCPVTDRLCQAAREANVYVICGTTRELLPRPKGARKPPKPRLCSFVIAPNGKITSKHYKQVFYPTERGHYDPGPNRPALVAGVRVGIIAGYELLVPEIARRLANAGAEVLLVQMTASSDMPYMLETMQSAVRTRTMELLMPVLAVGQYGEFYGGATQLGGSIAYVPELGKFQGKWAPNGARLVTRMGEYENLLPVDIQPDIAREVRKKFTWT; from the coding sequence GTGCGGTTTGGCCTCGCGCAGATGCGCTACCGGTGGGGAGAGAGCCGCTCGTGGCAGGAAGGGACGACCGACAACTTGGACAAGGCGGTGGAGTTCATCCGCCGCGGCGGGCGGGAGGGCGCGGCGGTGGTCGCGTTCTCCGAGTACTTCCTGGGGAACACCAAGCCGATGCCGATTCCCTGCCCGGTGACCGATCGCCTGTGCCAGGCCGCCCGGGAGGCCAACGTGTACGTCATCTGTGGGACTACGCGCGAACTCCTGCCCAGACCCAAGGGGGCGCGAAAGCCCCCCAAGCCGCGCCTCTGCTCGTTCGTCATCGCGCCCAACGGCAAGATCACGAGCAAGCACTACAAGCAGGTGTTCTACCCCACCGAGCGTGGCCACTACGATCCCGGACCCAACCGACCAGCCCTCGTCGCCGGCGTGCGGGTCGGGATCATCGCGGGCTACGAACTTCTGGTTCCCGAGATCGCCCGCCGACTCGCCAACGCGGGCGCCGAGGTACTGCTCGTGCAGATGACCGCGTCCTCCGACATGCCCTACATGCTCGAGACGATGCAGTCCGCGGTTCGCACCCGCACGATGGAGCTGCTGATGCCGGTGTTGGCCGTGGGGCAGTACGGTGAGTTCTACGGCGGTGCCACGCAGCTGGGCGGCAGCATCGCCTACGTGCCGGAGCTGGGGAAGTTCCAGGGGAAGTGGGCTCCCAACGGCGCGCGGCTGGTGACGCGCATGGGCGAGTATGAGAACCTCCTGCCCGTCGACATCCAGCCCGACATCGCGCGCGAGGTCCGCAAGAAGTTCACGTGGACGTGA